The window aattaaaatttttgtaaaggATACACATTCTTCTGCTCTTCTGTTGTTTGCTTATATTTGCACCGACTTTGTTGAAATTTTATCTTTTATGGGCAACAACCAAAGTGATCTTGGAAAGGTAAATCATCATCAtctatcaattaaattttttgcTAATTAAAATTTGTTGCTAGAATATACTTTTTATGTTTATTCTAAATACAAACTTCCTTTGTTGGTTCTTAATTTTGCTAGCATTACTTTTGCAGAGATTTGATTGGAATTTCAAGATTCTATTTCTTTAGATTGAGGATTTTAAATTAACGGTTAGAGGTTTAAATTTATACAATGAGAAATAATTTCATATTCCGTGGCACGACAATGATTAGTAAAAAACAGTTGTAAATCAAGcattcttttgaaaaataataaagagGGCCACTACTTCGCATAATAAATCGGAATCTAAACCTGATTTGTAAAGATTGAAGGGGTTTGTCAAACAAAGCTATACATTATTGCAGAATTAGCTGATGCTCTGGATTCTTACAGGCAAGAAGATGCTGAATTTCAGCCGCTGGTTACAGCCAGTTGACAAGACAACGCTTGAAACGAAATGAGCCAATCAATCCTACAGATTTAGAAGAAGACAATGCCACAAGCTAAGTGATCTTGGAAAAGCCAACCGCCATCTATCAAATACCAATCTAGCTATGGATGATGACAGAGTTAAGATAgaaccataattttttttttattcatataaTAACTAGTAAACCAGATGCACCTTTAAGCAAGGAAAGACAGGCCGCTGATATATATAATCGTCACTGGAATAGAGGCAAAACCTCGAGTAGATTATCATGCATGTGGTTTTCACAAAACTAACAGTATTCTTAATCGAGCATTATTAAATGATGAGCAAAGAGATTTGACAAAGCCTGTATTTAGGAGAATGATGCAATTTTTCCATAAATTACTAAACCAGCTGAACAGATTCAAGCACAGAGATACAATATGGATACTTGGATGTTAATTTCGTTTGCAGTATTACTTTTGTCGAGTCCACATGATCAATGGAGAAAAAATTTCAAACACAGCTATGATCAGCTGGATTATGAAAATGAATGTGTAGAATTATCAAGCGACTGCTAAAAGTAGCCACCAGGAACGAAATCCTTGAGCCTCGCAAATTGATCGCCCTTATCGCAAAAGTAATAGTTGATTGTTTCGTACAAATTGAAGGAACATATTTACAATCAAAACAAATCTGAAAAATTACTTCAAGTCCCAACTTCTGCATCAAGCATTCACGTTGGCATTTGCTTCGAAGTTGGAGCTTCTACTTCTCGAGCGCCTTCTGAAAATTGACCTCCTGTCGCTGTGAGGGAATGAAGGTTGAGGTTCTAAGCTCGTCCGTGGAGAGGAGGAAGATGACCGTGCGAATCCAAAGAACGAGAAGAAACTGCGAACTGCTCGGTGAATTCCACTGCTCTCCCTCGACCTGGTCGGCATTCCAGGCCATGACACTCTTCTCGGGGCTCCGCTGTTATTGAATCCACCATCCATCTCTGTGTACACTACGGGAAGCTGAACTTCCCCTGCTCTCCTGCCCCCGGAGAACCTCCCCACCGCGAAACCCCCGCCGGGAAGCCTCCATATCGTGAGTCCCACGGTCTCCTCCTCGCTCCCGGCTGCAGCGGTCGTCTCGCCCTCTTCCACCATTGCCGTGTCGTGTCCTTGCACATCTGTCGGCATCTCATGGCGGCAGACAGGGCACGAGTTCCGTAGCGATAGCCATGGCAAGATGCAGTCTTGATGGTAAATGTGTTTGCAGGGCATCTCCCGAGCCTCTACCCCGAGCTCGAAGGGGTCCATGCAGATGGCGCAATGGCAATCTTTCCCGATGTGTTCGTCGACAATCTCCACCGTGGGCATCGACTCGATGGCGACCTTCGACGCCGGAGAGTTGTCGCACCCCCTCCCGCGGACGATGCCGTTGACCTCGATCTGTGCGAGCTGGTCGAGTAGGCGGTCGAAGCCGGAGCCCATCAGGAAATCCGAGATGCTTTCCGGCAACGGTCGGAGGCCAGATCCGGTGCCGTCTTCGTAGTAGAGCTCGAAGCTGGTGCTGGAATCTAGATCGGAGTCGCGGGCGCTGCTGCGGGACGGGCTGCGAAGGGCGATGACGGGGTTAAAGGGAGAACGGTCGCGAGCCGACGTGCGGCGGTGGCGGCGGTATCTGAGATCGGACGACTGGCGGGGGAGGCCGTCAGCGGCGGATCCATCGCTTCCGACCGCGGGAGAACCAGGCGACGAGGGGACAAGACGGCGGCGGCGGCTCTCTGCGGGAGAGTGAAAGCGGCGAGGCGGCGAATCAACCTCCTCGAGGAAGCCGCCGTCGCAGTCGGGACAGACGATCGCCTCCTGTGGCCACACGCGGACGAACCGTCTACAGCGGTAGCACCAGTAGGAAGACGGCGTCGCCATGGACGAAGGCATCGAGCAAACAAAAAAAATCCGAACTTTCCCCCAAAAAAGGGAACGAAAAATCCAACCTTTCGGGCAAATCTCACGAGGCAATGAATCAATCAATCCGCAAACTCACAAATCTCAACTCTCCAAATTCAAACACAAAGACACCAACTCCCAAACAAATTCCCGATCCGGCACTTCGACGCCGGAGGCGAACGATGGGAATCAGGTGTACCTTgcaggaggaggaaggagaaataTGTATCTGATTTATGGCAGAAGGGAATTGTGGTTTTATCATGAGCTCAGCGAAGCATTGATGGCTAGTCGCATGCCGGACGATGACGTGGCATCCTTTGGATGCCTTCACCTGCAGAGTCACTGTAATAGCATTATCGTATATAAACGTGTAATATTTTTATTGGCCCAAAATTCAAGGTGGGCAATATTGACTGTACCAATGGGTCAAAGCAAAATTCAAGGTTGGGAGCACAAGTGGCCTCGGAACAGGTACATAACCAATAACTTCTAGGCCCCACCTTTCTCTACATCTGATCTGACCGCGTCAACCCATTAGAAAGATGGTAATGGCGTGGGTCGTCTTAATTGTGTCTATTCGCAGCCGACGTCTTTATTCGCTACCAGCTGCGTCTAAATGCAGGCTCCATCGAGAGGAAGGAAtaaaaatttactaaaatttatttttaaaataaataaataaatctcatAAATCAAGAttagaaaaaaggaaaaacaaagaagtgtaaattagagaaaaattctTAATCATAATCATAATTTTACATGTAGTCTtcaattataaaaaattttatttccattcTCTGTATATAAAGTCTTACTTATTTTAATTCCCTCATGTAAATATTATTACCTAAATTATCCCTCaaattttttagatataaaagtCTAAAAACGAGTATATTTCCGGTTAAATTCAGCATTTTATACTACAATCCAGTACTTTATggtagaatcgagtatattttctatcaaaattaaccctcatatttttttcgatacaaataatttaaaaatgaatataattcttattaaattcaacacattaaactaaactagaattgagtatattttctattaaattgagcatgactttcttcctacttaatataattccttataaattcaAGATTATTtactatttaaagaaaatctagtatatttttcatccaagtatcatttaaagacaatctaatatatttttcatccaattgaaatgaaaaaagaattgtactcaatttgatataaaatatactagattttaatttaatgtactgaatttaagagt is drawn from Zingiber officinale cultivar Zhangliang chromosome 1B, Zo_v1.1, whole genome shotgun sequence and contains these coding sequences:
- the LOC122051517 gene encoding probable E3 ubiquitin-protein ligase RHC2A, whose protein sequence is MPSSMATPSSYWCYRCRRFVRVWPQEAIVCPDCDGGFLEEVDSPPRRFHSPAESRRRRLVPSSPGSPAVGSDGSAADGLPRQSSDLRYRRHRRTSARDRSPFNPVIALRSPSRSSARDSDLDSSTSFELYYEDGTGSGLRPLPESISDFLMGSGFDRLLDQLAQIEVNGIVRGRGCDNSPASKVAIESMPTVEIVDEHIGKDCHCAICMDPFELGVEAREMPCKHIYHQDCILPWLSLRNSCPVCRHEMPTDVQGHDTAMVEEGETTAAAGSEEETVGLTIWRLPGGGFAVGRFSGGRRAGEVQLPVVYTEMDGGFNNSGAPRRVSWPGMPTRSRESSGIHRAVRSFFSFFGFARSSSSSPRTSLEPQPSFPHSDRRSIFRRRSRSRSSNFEANANVNA